In Streptomyces nojiriensis, one genomic interval encodes:
- a CDS encoding 2'-5' RNA ligase family protein encodes MGTVTLGVSIAVPEPYGSQLQELRAGFGDAAAHGIPTHVTLVPPTEVEADRLPAIRAHLVEVAAAFRAFRMRLAGTGTFRPLSPVVFVKIAEGVAGCTRLQSEVRDPQGPLDRELAFPYHPHVTVAHGISEEAMEVAFTTLAEYAAEWVCEGFALYEQGSDGVWRKLREYPFGTGLNGVPAQAGSPADQAAGTAGAAGATVPPS; translated from the coding sequence GTGGGGACCGTAACGCTCGGCGTTTCGATCGCGGTCCCGGAGCCGTACGGCAGCCAGCTCCAAGAGCTGCGCGCCGGCTTCGGGGACGCTGCCGCGCACGGCATCCCCACGCACGTCACCCTCGTCCCGCCCACCGAGGTGGAGGCGGACCGGCTCCCCGCGATCAGGGCCCACCTCGTCGAGGTCGCGGCCGCCTTCCGGGCCTTCCGGATGCGGCTGGCCGGCACGGGAACCTTCCGCCCCCTCTCGCCGGTCGTCTTCGTCAAGATCGCCGAAGGGGTGGCGGGCTGCACCCGCCTCCAGAGCGAGGTCCGCGACCCCCAGGGGCCGCTGGACCGGGAGCTGGCGTTCCCGTACCACCCGCACGTCACGGTCGCCCACGGGATCTCCGAGGAGGCGATGGAAGTGGCCTTCACGACCCTCGCCGAGTACGCCGCCGAGTGGGTCTGCGAGGGCTTCGCGCTCTACGAGCAGGGCTCGGACGGGGTCTGGCGCAAGCTGCGCGAGTACCCGTTCGGGACCGGGCTGAACGGTGTCCCGGCGCAGGCCGGCTCACCCGCCGACCAGGCCGCCGGGACGGCCGGGGCCGCCGGGGCGACCGTACCGCCGTCCTGA
- a CDS encoding YihY/virulence factor BrkB family protein, with translation MDWLTKLPVIGPMASRLMRTHAWRSYQRLDRVHWTRLAAAITFISFLALFPLITVAAAIGAALLTPQQLDRLEKNLAEQVPGISDQLNIEGLVANAGTVGLVAGALLLVTGVSWVGSMRDCLRAVWEKDDEDDGNPIARKGKDTLVLLGLGGVVLASAAASILGSSAVGKTAEWLDIPREGAGGALLRSCAFLVGVVAAFLLLLYVLTLLPGVEPPRGRLIQAALIGAAGFELLKLLLSGYMREVAAKSMYGAFGVPIALLLWINFTAKLLLFVSSWTATRDDADGDGTEDPPAAEAARPA, from the coding sequence ATGGACTGGCTGACGAAACTCCCGGTGATCGGGCCGATGGCGTCCCGTCTGATGCGCACGCACGCGTGGCGTTCGTACCAGCGCCTCGACCGCGTGCACTGGACCCGCCTCGCCGCCGCGATCACCTTCATCAGCTTCCTCGCCCTCTTCCCGCTGATCACCGTGGCCGCCGCGATCGGCGCGGCGCTGCTCACCCCGCAGCAGCTGGACCGGCTGGAGAAGAACCTCGCCGAACAGGTCCCCGGCATCTCCGACCAGCTCAACATCGAGGGGCTCGTCGCCAACGCCGGCACGGTCGGTCTCGTCGCCGGCGCCCTCCTGCTCGTGACCGGTGTCAGCTGGGTGGGCTCGATGCGGGACTGCCTGCGCGCGGTGTGGGAGAAGGACGACGAGGACGACGGGAACCCGATCGCCCGCAAGGGCAAGGACACGCTCGTCCTGCTCGGCCTCGGCGGCGTGGTCCTGGCCTCCGCCGCCGCCTCCATCCTCGGATCCAGCGCGGTCGGGAAGACCGCCGAATGGCTGGACATCCCGCGCGAGGGCGCGGGCGGCGCGCTGCTGCGCTCCTGCGCCTTCCTCGTCGGCGTCGTGGCCGCCTTCCTGCTGCTGCTCTACGTACTGACCCTGCTCCCGGGCGTCGAACCGCCGCGCGGCCGCCTGATCCAGGCGGCCCTCATCGGCGCGGCAGGCTTCGAACTGCTGAAACTGCTGCTCAGCGGCTATATGCGGGAGGTCGCCGCGAAGAGCATGTACGGGGCCTTCGGCGTGCCGATCGCCCTGCTGCTCTGGATCAACTTCACGGCGAAACTGCTGCTCTTCGTCTCGTCCTGGACGGCCACGCGCGACGACGCGGACGGCGACGGTACGGAGGACCCGCCGGCCGCCGAGGCGGCGCGGCCGGCCTAG